CGCCTTCGGCGGCGATACGCGAGGCCTTCTTGTCGGCCTTCGCGAGACCCGACTTGCGCATGTTCTCGGCGGCCGCGTCGAGATCGCCATTGGTTTCGACCAGTGCCTTCTTGCACTCCATCATGCCGGCGCCGGTGCGTTCACGCAGCTGTTTGACCGCGTCTGCAGTAATTGTCATTAAACGTTCCTCAAACTAGTTAGGCACTCAGCCGCGGCGCGGACCGCCGCCGCCGCCACGACCACGGCTCGGCGGGTTGCCGGTGCCGGTGCGCGAGCGGCCGGCGCTGGCCGTCGCGCTGCGCGGAGCGGCTTCGCCGGTATCCGTGAACACGGCCGGATCGGCGCCGTCATCGGGCTCGGCCGCGACACTGGCCACCACCGGACGACGACCGCGGGTCGCGGTGTTCGCCGGACGGCGGTTGCGCACCGGGGCCGGAGGCCGCGGCGCGGCGCTGCGGGCGCCCTTCTTGCGCGGATTGCCGTTCTCGTCGAGCTCGACGAATTCGTCTTCGCCCACGACCACGGCCGGAGCCTGCGAGCGGCCTTCGATGACCGCGTCGGCAATGCCGGTCGCGTACAGCGAGATGGCGCGCATGGCGTCATCGTTGCCGGGGATGACGTAGTCGACGCTGTCCGGAGCGCAGTTGGTATCGACCACCGCGACCACCGGAATGCCGAGCTTCTTGGCTTCGAGGATGGCGATTTCCTCGTGACCGACGTCGATGATGAAGATGACGTCCGGGGGCGATTCCATCAGCTTGATGCCGCCCAGGCTCTTCTCGAGCTTGTCCTTCTCACGGCGCATCATCGTGGCTTCCTTCTTGCCACGCTTGCCGAGCGTGCCGTTTTCGGACATCTCGGTGAGGTCCATCAGGCGCTTGATCGAGCCGCGGATGGTCTTGAAATTGGTGAGCATGCCGCCAAGCCAGCGCTGGTTGACGTAGGGCATCTCGCAACGCTTGGCTTCTTTCTCGACCGCGTCGCGGGCGGAACGTTTGGTGCCGACGAACAGCACTTTGCCGCCGTCCGCTACAACGCTCTTTACGAACCCCGCCGCTTCCGCGTACATGGGCTGCGTCTTTTCGAGGTTGATGATATGAATCTTGTTTCTTTCGCCGAAAATGTACTGAGCCATCTTCGGGTTCCAGAAGCGGGTCTGGTGTCCAAAATGGACGCCCGCTTCCAGCATTTGTCGCATAGACACGCTGGCCATCAAAGTCTCCTTGGTGGGTTAAGCCTCCGCAGCGCCCGAGTGGATATCCATTGCCGATCTGCAAGCAGATCGATCGCCGGACACCCATCCACTCGTTATGCCGATTGCCTGGAGAGGCAGGTTCGGCAGGCACACGCGTGTGGTTTAGATGAGTTTCATTGCCAAAAAAGGCCGCGCTTTATACCATTTGTTCCCCGTCAAAACAACGCCTTACGAAGGTGCACTTCATGGACTCCCTCGTGAGCCGACACATCTCTATTAAGTCCTTAGGCGAACAGGAAAAAATGCGCGTCGCCGG
This sequence is a window from Pseudomonadota bacterium. Protein-coding genes within it:
- the rpsB gene encoding 30S ribosomal protein S2, giving the protein MASVSMRQMLEAGVHFGHQTRFWNPKMAQYIFGERNKIHIINLEKTQPMYAEAAGFVKSVVADGGKVLFVGTKRSARDAVEKEAKRCEMPYVNQRWLGGMLTNFKTIRGSIKRLMDLTEMSENGTLGKRGKKEATMMRREKDKLEKSLGGIKLMESPPDVIFIIDVGHEEIAILEAKKLGIPVVAVVDTNCAPDSVDYVIPGNDDAMRAISLYATGIADAVIEGRSQAPAVVVGEDEFVELDENGNPRKKGARSAAPRPPAPVRNRRPANTATRGRRPVVASVAAEPDDGADPAVFTDTGEAAPRSATASAGRSRTGTGNPPSRGRGGGGGPRRG